From one Flavobacteriales bacterium genomic stretch:
- a CDS encoding T9SS type A sorting domain-containing protein: protein MGDPGRGINHLREGHGQIIRTDGTSLTDCKFYYENVPANVLFLTKSRVDFLMAAIHHDSLTPDTSYLIEMRLSNQDKDPFHTGAEVGGLSNYYFGPIAAEGVKAHERIIYPAVYDSTDVHFYYGPSGPRMAIVMRPGADPSEVKLSFAGQDSIHIDWQGALRVYLADRYVKLEQAIAYQVDGNGTVTPVNWLPQYVHEVGNVTVGFEYENYNPAWPLVFLAGYPAMPPPQGPGTTGNLGWSTHMPSAFGNELTSVEVDADGDPYSCGYFSYYYVPLQLGTTTSTINEPLLAESRCGMVIKFLKDTKQIRWGTYIGGVESGETRAHKLALYLGVDPALKHVFVTGSTNSDDFISAARVNTAYSGAFTEDHIGGDCRMWLAALRMGSGVRDWATTHGQPAPDRTWNTHGLAVTIDRNGRLAVGGMIAKGFNTDVPQFPLVTPAGAFSRALGDGFLVVFAPDFTIEWSTTLLEYSADARYGRINDMRTTTTDGDHRGLWLVGASIQGTSEPLELMPPPSGGYFQDVAGSLSAVILQVDLNNHQIAYCTRWGSPGTGAGSSALAVHETADYTYVAGFTQAFDLTTAECPPPPTGTLVLNSHTNQTTNSNQTSDGFILRFKNLSGYQLDYGSLYGGDRDDIILDVTGDGSGNVFFTGESRSSGGLSFNTPGDLYLQWPLTAVNKRDAFITGIRDLEYPALFWNSAFGGTNSDRGWGIAASPDEVYLCGTTGSGYFDDFPLLEWNTDPNDPNSSLDWYWDSSPSGLAAELIPWVTFYQAQDYDEFGIDAFIEGLNSFHDGFIASFNLNEDVAISDLAGTHLTASIEALPLADQSGYYLKFPSEDTWQINLYDASGRLIRRATVTGRTFIIGMADLGQGMYMLQATTVGIQIGSKLVRP, encoded by the coding sequence ATGGGCGATCCTGGCAGGGGAATCAATCACCTGCGCGAGGGGCACGGGCAAATCATCCGAACGGACGGAACGAGCCTGACGGACTGCAAATTCTATTATGAGAATGTCCCGGCGAACGTTCTATTCCTGACTAAGAGCCGCGTCGATTTCCTGATGGCAGCTATTCACCACGACAGTCTCACACCAGATACGAGTTACCTCATCGAGATGAGGTTGAGCAATCAGGACAAGGATCCATTCCACACCGGTGCTGAAGTCGGTGGGCTCTCGAACTACTACTTCGGCCCGATTGCGGCAGAGGGAGTAAAGGCTCACGAACGGATCATCTACCCAGCGGTCTATGACAGCACCGATGTCCACTTCTACTACGGTCCCTCCGGACCGCGCATGGCCATTGTCATGCGACCCGGCGCTGACCCGAGCGAGGTGAAGCTCTCCTTTGCAGGGCAGGATAGCATTCACATCGATTGGCAGGGCGCGTTGCGCGTCTACCTGGCCGATAGGTATGTGAAGCTGGAGCAAGCTATCGCCTATCAAGTGGATGGAAATGGTACCGTGACACCTGTGAACTGGCTGCCGCAGTACGTGCATGAAGTAGGGAACGTGACCGTAGGATTCGAGTACGAGAACTACAACCCTGCATGGCCGTTGGTTTTCCTGGCTGGATATCCTGCGATGCCACCGCCGCAAGGCCCCGGCACCACAGGAAATCTTGGCTGGTCCACCCACATGCCATCAGCATTCGGGAATGAACTAACCAGCGTCGAGGTGGACGCCGATGGCGACCCTTACTCCTGCGGATACTTCAGCTATTATTATGTCCCACTACAGCTTGGCACAACGACATCCACTATCAATGAACCCTTGCTGGCTGAGTCGCGGTGCGGCATGGTGATCAAGTTTCTCAAGGACACAAAGCAAATACGATGGGGTACATACATCGGAGGCGTGGAATCTGGAGAAACGAGAGCTCACAAACTTGCGCTTTATCTAGGGGTAGACCCAGCCCTTAAGCATGTCTTCGTCACTGGAAGCACGAATAGCGACGACTTCATTTCGGCTGCACGAGTCAATACTGCGTATTCAGGGGCCTTCACAGAAGACCATATTGGTGGAGATTGTCGAATGTGGCTAGCCGCCTTACGAATGGGAAGTGGGGTACGAGATTGGGCCACCACCCACGGCCAACCTGCCCCGGACCGCACATGGAACACGCATGGGCTTGCGGTGACCATTGATCGTAACGGCCGGTTGGCGGTAGGGGGCATGATCGCTAAAGGCTTCAATACCGATGTGCCGCAATTTCCCTTGGTGACACCAGCGGGTGCATTCAGCCGGGCCTTGGGCGATGGTTTCCTAGTGGTCTTCGCGCCAGACTTCACGATTGAATGGAGTACGACCTTGCTCGAATACTCAGCCGATGCCCGTTATGGCCGCATCAACGATATGCGCACCACCACCACGGATGGCGATCATCGCGGCTTGTGGCTCGTGGGTGCGAGCATACAAGGAACCAGCGAGCCGCTCGAACTGATGCCACCGCCCAGTGGCGGCTATTTCCAGGATGTGGCGGGGTCACTCAGTGCTGTCATCTTGCAAGTCGACCTGAACAACCATCAAATCGCCTACTGCACTCGATGGGGCAGCCCAGGCACAGGAGCTGGCTCATCGGCGCTTGCGGTCCACGAGACGGCGGACTACACTTACGTGGCGGGCTTCACGCAAGCGTTCGATCTTACCACCGCTGAGTGCCCACCGCCGCCTACCGGGACCCTGGTGCTCAATTCACATACGAATCAGACCACTAACTCCAATCAAACATCCGATGGCTTCATCCTGCGCTTCAAGAACCTGTCTGGCTACCAACTCGATTACGGCTCTTTGTATGGCGGGGACCGGGATGATATTATTCTCGACGTCACCGGTGACGGTTCTGGCAACGTCTTCTTCACGGGTGAGAGCAGGAGCAGCGGCGGCCTCTCCTTTAACACCCCTGGCGACCTCTACCTGCAATGGCCACTGACGGCCGTGAACAAGCGCGATGCGTTCATCACTGGAATCCGTGACTTGGAGTATCCTGCTCTGTTCTGGAATTCCGCCTTCGGTGGTACCAATAGCGATCGAGGTTGGGGCATCGCTGCTAGTCCCGATGAAGTGTACCTGTGCGGAACCACGGGAAGCGGTTATTTTGATGACTTCCCCCTCTTGGAATGGAACACGGACCCCAACGACCCGAACTCGTCGTTGGATTGGTATTGGGATAGTTCGCCAAGCGGGCTCGCCGCGGAACTCATCCCTTGGGTAACGTTCTACCAAGCCCAGGACTACGACGAGTTTGGAATTGATGCATTCATCGAAGGCTTGAACAGCTTCCACGATGGCTTCATCGCCTCGTTCAACTTGAATGAGGATGTGGCAATCTCGGACCTTGCAGGCACGCATCTAACTGCATCGATAGAAGCCTTGCCCCTAGCCGACCAAAGCGGGTACTACTTGAAATTCCCATCTGAGGATACATGGCAGATAAACCTCTATGACGCCAGCGGGCGCTTGATAAGACGCGCCACTGTAACTGGTCGAACCTTTATAATCGGCATGGCAGACCTTGGCCAAGGAATGTACATGCTACAAGCCACTACAGTCGGGATTCAGATCGGTTCAAAGCTCGTAAGGCCATGA
- a CDS encoding T9SS type A sorting domain-containing protein yields the protein MRFLLLIVFLLIAGTGTAQHWKRLGRGTVGSTAVNQIMADTIEDRLLICGEFNYYMNETDTVHCSGIAQWQGERWDSLAHRIYQGESLSAGPFYWLTRFNERLYVSGGFTLSNDTGIASGAFARLNEITLEWEDLECAQPYYGGLLHLMPKETVGQPYLYATGLSWSLCGYLAACVYRYTGSGFQVWGPWNQIPSAQGNLVTYVFDYNGKTYMCGEFGNPIGSGYRYFMRHNGTSWEEVPGWGNGIVKDFTIYRDTLYVVGVLQESSGGPGNGISAFDGEQWFRLGDGVSLDWAPQYTSALSLRWFDDELYVGGQFNSASGIQANGFAKWNRRRWCSLPGFDAESMTTGVRRVESMAVWRDSLYIEGAFGTGLEGQPIRQIAQWIGGDAVTDCSAPVGMHDRAPANRFSVAPNPASNELTLHHIPPSALRVEMRDALGRLVLAQPAVPITIGVAHLTPGLYHVLALDATGVPVAQARVVKQ from the coding sequence ATGAGATTCCTACTCTTGATAGTGTTCCTGCTGATTGCGGGAACAGGTACCGCTCAGCATTGGAAGCGACTAGGTCGCGGCACTGTGGGCTCCACGGCGGTGAATCAGATCATGGCTGACACGATCGAAGACCGCTTGCTCATCTGCGGCGAGTTCAACTATTACATGAATGAGACTGACACAGTCCACTGCAGTGGCATAGCTCAGTGGCAAGGTGAGCGCTGGGACTCACTCGCACATAGAATCTACCAAGGGGAGTCTCTCTCCGCTGGCCCATTCTATTGGCTCACGCGATTCAACGAAAGGTTGTATGTGAGTGGAGGATTCACCCTATCGAACGACACTGGCATTGCCAGTGGCGCCTTCGCACGGCTCAATGAAATCACACTCGAATGGGAAGACCTTGAATGCGCCCAACCGTACTATGGAGGTCTTCTGCACCTGATGCCAAAGGAAACCGTTGGCCAGCCGTACCTGTATGCCACAGGGCTTTCGTGGTCCCTATGCGGTTATTTAGCCGCATGTGTGTACCGTTACACGGGCAGTGGGTTCCAAGTCTGGGGACCATGGAACCAGATACCCTCGGCGCAAGGGAATCTGGTCACCTACGTTTTCGATTATAACGGGAAGACATACATGTGCGGCGAATTCGGCAATCCAATCGGGTCCGGTTATCGGTACTTCATGCGGCACAATGGCACTTCTTGGGAGGAGGTGCCTGGCTGGGGAAACGGCATCGTTAAGGATTTTACTATTTACAGGGACACGCTGTACGTCGTGGGGGTGCTGCAGGAATCGAGCGGCGGGCCAGGCAATGGCATCTCCGCCTTCGATGGAGAGCAGTGGTTTCGGCTCGGAGACGGCGTGTCCTTGGATTGGGCTCCTCAATACACTTCGGCCCTTTCCCTGCGCTGGTTTGACGACGAACTATACGTGGGTGGCCAGTTCAACTCCGCAAGCGGAATACAAGCCAACGGTTTCGCCAAGTGGAACCGGCGGCGGTGGTGCTCCTTGCCAGGATTCGATGCGGAGTCGATGACGACCGGCGTAAGGCGCGTTGAATCAATGGCCGTATGGCGCGATAGCCTGTACATCGAGGGCGCCTTCGGTACCGGACTTGAAGGGCAACCAATCCGACAGATTGCCCAATGGATTGGTGGCGACGCGGTAACCGACTGCAGCGCGCCGGTGGGCATGCATGATAGGGCTCCAGCGAATCGCTTCAGCGTAGCGCCCAACCCGGCATCGAATGAACTCACGTTGCATCACATTCCGCCGAGCGCTCTTCGTGTTGAAATGCGCGATGCGCTAGGTCGCCTTGTCCTGGCCCAGCCCGCAGTGCCCATTACCATTGGCGTCGCCCATCTCACACCGGGGCTTTATCACGTTCTCGCGCTCGATGCTACCGGTGTGCCGGTTGCGCAAGCCCGCGTCGTTAAGCAATGA